A section of the Falco rusticolus isolate bFalRus1 chromosome Z, bFalRus1.pri, whole genome shotgun sequence genome encodes:
- the CTXN3 gene encoding cortexin-3: protein MMKRRQLWDYSFQLPGMMDGEILAATLLPSENMTSNSSMTLEQKTTFAFVILLFILLGILIVRCFRILLDPYQSMPTSTWADGLDGVEKGQFDYALA, encoded by the coding sequence ATGATGAAAAGAAGGCAACTGTGGGATTATTCATTTCAGCTTCCTGGGATGATGGATGGAGAGATACTCGCTGCCACTTTGCTGCCATCAGAGAACATGACATCAAATTCTAGCATGACCctggaacagaaaacaacatttgcctttgtgattttattatttattttattgggAATCCTCATTGTTCGCTGCTTCCGAATTCTCCTTGACCCCTACCAGAGTATGCCAACCTCAACCTGGGCTGATGGACTTGATGGAGTGGAGAAAGGCCAGTTTGACTATGCTCTTGCATAG